A genomic region of Paenibacillus sp. PL2-23 contains the following coding sequences:
- a CDS encoding PP2C family protein-serine/threonine phosphatase yields the protein MSRTRSFLTPVFVIYMLLMVLPVSILLLYIGLSSNAAANMKLAPLALVSVAGFGLGCLLFRLYTRRLANRMREITAGMKAVVEAAAVPERSAEARPDQDDEIARLEQAISDMRLYMSLRHAAAERELALSYDLQRRLLPAGAQRLGHYDIAAECRQTREVGGDLYDIVPLRNGEFAVIVGDVAGKGMQAALLMSGIMALFRREVRRGGSAAEVLGRLNGLAYQALRGKSFVSMGLAIVRQEHDAIQYASAGHMPPYLLQDGMIQELEVASLPLGAVESAMYRNSELILPPGSRLVLFTDGLVECELPGGEMLGFQRFEKLLLDTDASLSLDAQVAHVMSRTNPAEGEESGDDRTMVMLRRPGRVVMDL from the coding sequence ATGAGCCGTACACGGTCTTTTTTGACCCCTGTATTCGTCATCTATATGCTGCTTATGGTCTTGCCCGTGTCCATTCTGCTTCTGTACATCGGGCTGAGCAGCAATGCTGCCGCAAATATGAAGCTAGCGCCGCTTGCGCTCGTATCCGTAGCGGGCTTCGGACTTGGCTGCCTGTTGTTCCGGCTGTATACCAGACGCCTTGCCAACCGCATGCGTGAGATAACGGCCGGTATGAAAGCGGTGGTCGAAGCTGCTGCAGTGCCAGAGCGCTCCGCGGAAGCTCGACCCGATCAGGACGATGAGATCGCGCGACTTGAGCAAGCGATTAGTGACATGCGGCTGTATATGAGCCTGCGTCACGCAGCGGCGGAGCGAGAGCTCGCCTTGTCCTACGACCTGCAGCGAAGACTGCTGCCAGCGGGCGCTCAACGGCTGGGGCATTACGACATCGCAGCCGAGTGCCGCCAGACGCGGGAGGTCGGCGGCGACCTGTACGATATCGTCCCGCTCCGGAACGGCGAGTTCGCCGTCATTGTTGGCGATGTTGCCGGCAAGGGGATGCAGGCTGCCCTGCTTATGTCGGGCATTATGGCATTGTTCCGGAGGGAGGTCCGGCGGGGCGGATCGGCCGCAGAGGTGCTCGGCAGGCTTAACGGCCTTGCTTATCAGGCGCTGCGGGGCAAATCGTTTGTGTCGATGGGACTCGCGATTGTCAGGCAGGAGCATGACGCCATTCAATACGCGAGCGCTGGCCATATGCCGCCATATTTGCTTCAAGACGGAATGATACAGGAGCTTGAGGTCGCGTCGCTTCCGCTGGGCGCGGTGGAATCCGCCATGTATCGCAATAGCGAGCTGATCCTTCCTCCCGGCTCCAGGCTTGTCCTGTTCACGGACGGCTTGGTGGAATGCGAGCTGCCCGGCGGCGAGATGCTGGGATTCCAGCGGTTCGAGAAGCTGCTGCTGGATACAGATGCTTCCCTGTCGCTGGACGCTCAGGTTGCTCATGTGATGAGTAGAACGAATCCTGCCGAAGGCGAGGAAAGCGGAGACGATCGGACGATGGTTATGCTGCGCAGGCCTGGCCGCGTTGTAATGGATTTGTAA
- a CDS encoding ATP-binding protein translates to MDKGPELRRRWIITSELGQEKRLVRDIEQALLNEQVPLPRLEEMKTAIAEACLNAIEHGNRLNKALNVTVAMLVQASGLTFQVCDQGEGFDIGSVKGGLSVRDKIDWEQPRGWGLPFMRQFADRVTASKTAGMFCVELQFGRTEQEGVEQG, encoded by the coding sequence ATGGACAAGGGACCGGAGCTGCGAAGGCGCTGGATCATAACGAGCGAGCTGGGACAGGAGAAGCGTCTTGTTAGGGATATTGAGCAGGCGCTTCTGAACGAGCAGGTGCCTCTGCCGCGTCTCGAAGAGATGAAGACAGCCATAGCCGAGGCTTGCCTGAACGCGATCGAGCATGGCAATCGGCTGAATAAAGCGCTGAACGTCACTGTGGCGATGCTGGTGCAAGCGAGCGGCCTCACGTTCCAGGTATGCGATCAGGGAGAGGGCTTCGACATAGGCAGTGTCAAGGGCGGCCTGTCCGTCAGGGACAAAATAGACTGGGAGCAGCCCAGGGGCTGGGGACTCCCGTTCATGCGGCAATTCGCCGATCGGGTGACGGCATCCAAGACGGCAGGCATGTTCTGCGTGGAGCTGCAGTTCGGCAGAACGGAGCAAGAAGGAGTGGAGCAAGGATGA
- a CDS encoding STAS domain-containing protein, which produces MINELTIKERPFGRGIVFDLQGDLTKQSESVLLGCRDWAAGMGDGQAAVLNLSSVSIINSAGIALLIRLSQMALKADYRLYAYGVSPHYQKMFRLIGLTDYIMIYPDEYSLMQRLES; this is translated from the coding sequence ATGATCAACGAGCTGACAATCAAGGAGAGGCCGTTCGGCCGGGGCATCGTCTTCGATCTGCAAGGGGATTTGACGAAGCAGTCGGAGTCAGTGCTGCTAGGCTGCCGGGATTGGGCGGCGGGCATGGGGGACGGACAAGCCGCGGTTCTGAATTTGAGCAGCGTATCCATAATTAACAGTGCGGGAATCGCCCTGTTGATTCGCCTCTCGCAGATGGCGCTGAAGGCGGATTATCGCCTCTATGCGTACGGGGTTAGTCCCCATTACCAGAAGATGTTCCGTTTAATCGGCTTGACGGATTACATCATGATCTACCCCGATGAATATTCGCTGATGCAGCGGCTCGAATCATGA
- a CDS encoding S-layer homology domain-containing protein has product MKRGMARLSALLAAALTMQLLLPAGQAARAVAAEAAADASWTISEKVDLSTDGSKVYPSASAVDITPDGRYMVFEATGTDMDARLNDGGMYRLSHIYWHDRLTGRTELIDAVGSEPEGVANESSERPSISDDGQRIAFQSIATNLIEEEGISGLDPLSPDNFRRVYVYDRGSKSMTLVSVNSVGEPADYFSQNAAISGDGETIVFESEAGNLAGEQDQYKYNWQIYAHELSSRTTVMISDPEDGQASQPAISADGSYAVYVSERYDYERDQLGADVYRIGADGTGKVKLTDTAYSDSWGAYGNPSISADGTRIVLESSTDVIPSDMNERKDIYLIQLGEDGLDQLDLVSLGDSGQSGNDDSYTPDISPDGRYISFVSKATNLRAGMAFESQYNVQVPYIYDIQQHQLTNLGGLEHAAYGLSPKLGGGGFAYVDSMYPYVAIRGGDELPVWPNDKELIIQEGQHSGIVLSWAENTSPGVLGYKVYEKMPHPELGDYYAVEKLLGYVTGTTYEVAAPPDDPSGVYYRVEAVNSLYHTSQDGPESSLEPKEDVEEPYWEENAVIEKRQITSSSVTLTWPAARDDVAVTGYKLYRAAPGAPETRTLVKETTVPTATDTELQPDTEYLYEVVALDAAQRESLPLSIVLRTLAATDPEGGLLTAEALPNGDVRLSWTEGDAAARYEIWGGATSEPSALAAETNEGETEFVVAGLEPSRDYTYRVQGYDGADELVYETQPAEVRTAALEIGGVTVSRASVYGGVAAIGSSETITVTGQPGRTVVVKAVYSTWLDENGQEIQTPRQAELLVPMTESGTTPGQYTGTFTFAEGVEKLIQVEAKLTAQSGHESSRVSAQGLPIMNAAKLLLHLQSEGSLLNYKASVYSAASLSSQSQRIDSDVTAATLVYDRLKSGAGGGIRLFSHTGKLLDQVAAQALKSGLTVEQTIEVVPYKKLELTVRDDNGPVADRLISLTGDNGNYLTLKTGPDGRLPVMDWDWEVQEVTVEALQLPFKYESHEAVRIVLDQAVNQKLLELPLRAVATITGTVRNENSQGLSGVDVVLKQTVDGELLSRAAVTDSQGHYSIPAYLGETELFFQANQYETGKKTITVNGPSVVDHQFTPNVRHKLKINLYTKYEGGQWQGPLPIDWTTAIHLRVNVDGRGVTSDLVDLIAPTGSSITVTANGVEGGLGRASATAVLEADGYTEIELRLEQNAYKVSGKLKPPAKWEDHQIGYWWGELLKQNQSGAWEHARYISKNHSSFTFLMEEAGTFKLVVEANAGKAERVFQAQGMGDIQLGDLQLREEASVFEGKAGNLLTAYPTELSAGQTTKIRLSYEATAQADNARFLLGVPEGTELVAGSVSLDGEPAAYETEGSGLIVEAGHLNSGQKGTITYVLKVLDSAAARLSVSGKVVHGADKSELIGVVTLVHEPVTLEAPDAVDTLEWSLSGKAPAGAEVSVYASGALLGHAKASQGGFWKLQVHVPNPQGEKVYIVHAEMEQNGTKLRSPAARVHYDPDRPVIEGLTIEQTDGRRISLDVSQGPVRFPYVVVPSSMFGFEVAFNHPDKVRNVQVHIRDGERLLSATGELREGIYYASMQSGWNMTESVYVTFDRVDEGLQDINSLEALQSELPPAMRDYEIVSQEEFAETSPGTLAGSIELRLPQANDLTYEIEMELQRNSGYTPTAAEIAEAEKLGIQAYGTTYELIQDGSEYRMIVTSYVPESQITNMAGVFASIVGQPSLQRKGLVRVANANAIGSLVKATTNILWNEKSVVGQIGKGGVQIFDTKNAVDGRGQVADKMSQLGNLADRIAECNPSMAGYYGGQIEELATHAISIEGAKWGMMIAGAVLAPATFGGSLALLGLTMGIGAALDANVDQRMNRLKDRVNKSAEANCDPDGEGDVSEINLGNPTALPVWIYDPSGYVYETFPDNRIEGATATVYYWDTELSRYVPWDAEWYGQHNPQTTDALGKYGWDVPPGKWQVVYEKNGYETARSAELPVPPPHFDVNIPMVSYEAPVVAQVRAVSDNEGAETTIIFSKYVSVQALAEEGVSISLDGTALSGTLRAVDAQLDEEGVLLAREFRFTSGNAVTPGEQLTVRVREDYVLSYAGVMMEADYAGDVTVESADSASPVLLSAEAEAGGSTIKLQFDESLNRNSRLSHSDFTLTGTPRGVELVQYGTDGRSVILSLNGKLPSYSLPAMQVQIAANRVVDGSGNFFSGGSVSVAEREGASDAYLSSLQVQGYALSSSFQPNRSEYQLTVPEGVDELRITASARASLATIRVNGSAVQQGSASTVPIVEETVLIVVTSEDGLAKRYYELAVVRGNSGAGPGPGPGPVVPGHSADGEGKQSRDGKLELGAGEGGTVSDAMGRAEVIVPQGAMNVPFTVWIEQLSDWANHAGAAEGMTLASAVYEINKTVEGRFAKAVTITLRLTQAPKAGQSAAIYYYDEEKGVWISIGGKVNGDAITATVDHFTKFAAFIQDEEAELEEIVLTDIQGHWAYDYIREAISLGFVKGYPNGSFKPNANVTRAQFAAMLAQALGLQAGTGASTGADADAGAGILAFRDAASIPDWAKASIAAVLKAGLITGYENGEFRPNQPISRAEIVVILMRTLELPDTGALQTGFVDNGDIPEWARTAAAVAFREGLVQGRSGNRFVPNGLATRAEAAKLVVLLLERLEQSNE; this is encoded by the coding sequence GTGAAGAGAGGTATGGCGAGATTGTCGGCGCTATTGGCCGCCGCGTTAACGATGCAGCTTCTGCTGCCGGCAGGGCAGGCGGCGAGAGCGGTTGCGGCGGAAGCGGCAGCTGATGCTTCTTGGACAATCAGCGAGAAGGTGGATCTGTCTACGGACGGGAGTAAGGTGTACCCCTCGGCCAGCGCGGTCGATATAACGCCGGATGGCCGTTATATGGTGTTCGAGGCGACCGGCACCGATATGGATGCGCGGCTTAATGACGGAGGGATGTACCGATTATCGCACATCTATTGGCATGACCGGCTGACCGGGAGAACCGAGCTGATCGACGCGGTTGGCTCGGAACCGGAGGGAGTGGCGAACGAATCCAGCGAGAGGCCGAGCATCAGCGATGACGGACAGCGAATTGCGTTTCAGTCCATTGCCACGAATTTGATCGAGGAGGAAGGCATCAGCGGGCTCGATCCCCTGTCACCCGATAACTTCAGACGCGTCTATGTCTATGACAGAGGCTCGAAGTCTATGACGCTCGTCAGTGTCAATTCGGTGGGCGAGCCTGCGGATTATTTCAGCCAAAATGCGGCCATAAGCGGCGACGGCGAGACGATCGTCTTCGAATCGGAGGCGGGCAATCTTGCGGGGGAGCAGGATCAGTACAAGTACAACTGGCAAATCTACGCGCATGAGCTGAGCAGCCGGACGACGGTTATGATCAGCGATCCGGAGGACGGTCAGGCCTCGCAGCCCGCGATCAGCGCGGACGGGAGCTATGCGGTCTACGTCAGCGAACGGTACGATTATGAGCGGGACCAGTTGGGAGCGGATGTGTACCGGATTGGAGCGGACGGCACAGGGAAGGTCAAGCTGACGGATACAGCTTATTCGGATAGCTGGGGCGCTTACGGGAATCCCTCAATCAGCGCGGACGGAACCCGCATCGTGTTAGAGTCTTCGACGGATGTTATCCCATCCGACATGAATGAGCGGAAGGATATTTACCTCATACAGCTGGGTGAAGACGGGCTGGACCAGCTTGATCTGGTGAGTCTCGGGGATAGCGGTCAGTCCGGTAACGATGACAGCTACACGCCGGATATAAGTCCCGACGGACGTTATATCAGCTTTGTGTCCAAGGCGACGAATTTGCGGGCGGGGATGGCATTTGAATCGCAATATAACGTGCAAGTGCCTTACATCTATGATATTCAGCAGCATCAGCTGACGAATCTGGGCGGTCTGGAGCATGCCGCCTACGGTCTGTCGCCAAAGCTTGGCGGCGGCGGCTTCGCTTACGTCGATTCCATGTATCCTTACGTTGCGATCCGGGGCGGGGATGAGCTCCCTGTATGGCCGAACGACAAGGAATTGATAATCCAGGAAGGACAGCATAGTGGCATTGTGCTGTCTTGGGCGGAGAACACTTCGCCTGGGGTGCTGGGCTACAAGGTATACGAGAAGATGCCGCATCCGGAGCTGGGTGACTATTATGCCGTGGAGAAGCTTCTAGGCTACGTTACAGGCACAACCTATGAAGTAGCGGCTCCGCCAGACGACCCCTCCGGTGTGTATTATCGGGTTGAAGCGGTGAACAGCCTGTACCATACGAGTCAAGATGGTCCGGAGTCGTCTCTGGAGCCGAAGGAAGACGTGGAGGAGCCTTATTGGGAGGAGAATGCCGTAATCGAGAAGCGGCAGATTACGTCCTCCAGCGTGACGCTTACATGGCCGGCCGCGCGGGATGACGTGGCGGTGACGGGGTATAAGCTGTATCGAGCAGCGCCCGGCGCTCCTGAGACTCGCACGCTTGTAAAGGAAACGACGGTGCCCACTGCGACGGATACCGAGCTGCAGCCGGATACGGAATACCTCTATGAGGTTGTTGCTTTAGACGCTGCACAGCGGGAGAGCCTGCCGCTGTCCATCGTGCTTCGCACGCTGGCGGCAACCGATCCGGAGGGCGGACTTTTGACGGCGGAAGCCCTGCCGAATGGGGATGTCCGGCTGAGCTGGACGGAGGGGGATGCGGCTGCTCGATACGAGATATGGGGTGGAGCCACTTCGGAGCCGTCAGCCTTGGCTGCCGAGACAAACGAAGGGGAAACCGAGTTTGTTGTAGCCGGTCTTGAGCCGTCCCGCGATTATACGTATAGGGTCCAAGGCTACGATGGCGCGGATGAGCTGGTATATGAGACGCAGCCAGCAGAGGTCCGCACGGCGGCGCTTGAGATCGGCGGCGTAACAGTCTCCCGTGCCTCCGTGTACGGAGGCGTTGCAGCTATCGGCAGCAGCGAGACCATTACGGTAACGGGACAGCCCGGCAGAACGGTGGTTGTGAAGGCTGTATATTCCACATGGCTGGATGAGAACGGGCAAGAGATTCAGACCCCGAGACAGGCGGAGCTTCTTGTGCCGATGACAGAGAGCGGCACCACGCCCGGACAGTATACGGGTACGTTCACTTTCGCGGAAGGCGTAGAGAAGCTGATACAGGTCGAGGCGAAGCTGACTGCGCAGTCGGGGCATGAGTCTAGCCGTGTATCGGCGCAAGGCTTGCCGATTATGAATGCGGCGAAGCTGCTCCTTCATTTGCAATCGGAAGGAAGCCTGTTGAATTATAAGGCAAGCGTGTACAGCGCAGCGTCGCTTTCGTCCCAGTCGCAGAGAATTGACAGCGATGTGACGGCTGCAACGCTGGTATACGATCGGCTGAAGTCCGGCGCCGGCGGAGGAATCCGACTATTCAGCCATACGGGCAAGCTTCTGGATCAGGTTGCGGCTCAAGCCTTGAAGTCGGGCTTGACCGTCGAGCAGACGATTGAGGTTGTGCCTTACAAGAAGCTGGAGCTGACGGTCCGAGACGATAACGGGCCTGTGGCAGACCGTCTCATCTCCTTAACGGGGGACAACGGCAATTACTTAACGCTCAAGACTGGGCCGGACGGCAGATTGCCGGTGATGGATTGGGATTGGGAGGTTCAGGAAGTAACGGTCGAGGCGCTTCAGCTGCCGTTCAAGTATGAGTCTCATGAAGCTGTAAGGATAGTGCTGGATCAAGCGGTAAATCAGAAGTTGCTGGAGCTCCCTCTACGGGCGGTCGCGACCATTACCGGGACGGTGCGGAACGAAAACAGCCAAGGTCTTTCAGGAGTGGACGTTGTATTAAAGCAGACGGTGGATGGCGAGCTGCTGTCTCGCGCAGCGGTAACGGACAGCCAGGGCCATTATTCCATTCCGGCTTATTTAGGGGAAACAGAACTTTTTTTCCAAGCTAATCAGTACGAAACCGGCAAAAAAACAATCACGGTAAACGGGCCGAGTGTAGTGGATCATCAGTTTACACCCAATGTCCGCCACAAGCTGAAAATTAACCTGTATACCAAATATGAAGGCGGGCAATGGCAGGGCCCGCTGCCGATTGACTGGACGACCGCCATCCATCTGCGTGTGAACGTAGACGGAAGGGGAGTAACCTCAGATTTGGTCGATCTGATTGCCCCGACTGGATCGTCGATTACGGTCACGGCAAATGGAGTAGAGGGCGGCCTTGGGCGAGCGTCGGCGACCGCCGTGCTTGAGGCGGATGGCTATACGGAGATCGAGCTCCGTCTGGAGCAGAATGCTTACAAGGTAAGCGGCAAGCTTAAGCCTCCGGCGAAGTGGGAGGACCACCAGATCGGCTATTGGTGGGGAGAGCTGCTGAAGCAGAATCAGTCCGGAGCCTGGGAGCATGCCAGGTATATTAGCAAAAACCACAGCAGCTTCACCTTCCTGATGGAGGAAGCCGGAACATTCAAGCTTGTTGTGGAAGCCAATGCCGGAAAGGCAGAACGAGTCTTCCAAGCCCAGGGTATGGGAGATATTCAGTTGGGCGACCTGCAGCTTCGAGAGGAGGCTTCGGTGTTCGAAGGCAAGGCAGGCAATCTGCTGACCGCTTACCCGACGGAGCTGTCGGCGGGTCAGACAACTAAGATCCGTCTGTCTTACGAGGCGACGGCGCAAGCCGATAATGCCCGATTCCTGCTTGGCGTTCCGGAAGGCACGGAGCTTGTCGCCGGCTCGGTTTCGCTGGATGGCGAACCGGCTGCCTATGAGACGGAGGGCAGCGGTCTCATTGTCGAGGCTGGCCATCTGAACAGTGGACAGAAGGGGACGATTACGTATGTCTTGAAGGTGCTGGATTCGGCTGCAGCCCGTCTGTCTGTCAGCGGCAAGGTGGTTCATGGCGCTGACAAGTCGGAGCTCATCGGGGTCGTTACGCTTGTTCATGAGCCCGTGACGCTTGAGGCGCCCGATGCCGTAGACACGCTGGAGTGGTCTCTTAGCGGGAAGGCGCCAGCGGGAGCAGAGGTTTCCGTCTATGCGTCGGGCGCGCTGCTCGGCCATGCGAAAGCGTCTCAAGGTGGATTCTGGAAGCTGCAGGTTCATGTTCCGAATCCTCAAGGGGAGAAGGTGTACATCGTCCATGCGGAAATGGAGCAGAACGGCACGAAGCTGAGGTCGCCAGCCGCCCGTGTGCATTATGATCCAGATCGCCCCGTCATCGAAGGCTTGACGATTGAACAGACGGACGGCAGGCGAATCAGTCTCGATGTGTCACAGGGCCCTGTTCGTTTCCCTTACGTCGTTGTGCCAAGCAGTATGTTCGGCTTCGAGGTAGCATTCAACCATCCAGACAAGGTGCGGAACGTGCAGGTTCATATTCGCGACGGCGAGAGGCTGCTTTCTGCGACAGGCGAGCTGCGTGAAGGCATCTATTACGCGAGCATGCAATCCGGCTGGAACATGACGGAGTCCGTCTACGTCACGTTTGACCGGGTGGATGAGGGCTTGCAGGATATCAACAGCCTGGAGGCGCTGCAATCCGAGCTGCCCCCAGCGATGAGGGATTACGAAATCGTCTCTCAGGAGGAATTCGCGGAGACATCGCCAGGGACGCTTGCAGGCTCGATCGAGCTGAGATTGCCGCAGGCGAATGACCTGACTTACGAGATTGAGATGGAGCTGCAGCGGAACAGCGGGTATACGCCGACGGCCGCAGAGATTGCAGAAGCGGAGAAGCTGGGCATTCAAGCTTATGGCACAACCTATGAGCTCATACAAGACGGCAGCGAATATCGAATGATCGTTACTTCGTATGTGCCAGAGAGCCAGATTACGAATATGGCGGGGGTATTCGCGTCGATCGTCGGCCAGCCTTCGCTGCAGCGCAAGGGCTTGGTGCGCGTGGCCAACGCCAATGCGATTGGAAGCCTGGTGAAGGCGACGACCAATATATTGTGGAACGAAAAAAGTGTGGTCGGCCAGATCGGCAAGGGTGGCGTACAAATCTTTGACACCAAAAACGCGGTGGATGGCCGTGGACAAGTGGCGGATAAAATGTCACAGCTCGGCAATCTGGCAGATCGTATTGCCGAATGCAATCCTTCCATGGCCGGTTATTACGGCGGCCAGATCGAGGAGCTTGCGACTCACGCAATCAGCATAGAGGGCGCCAAGTGGGGCATGATGATTGCGGGCGCCGTGCTTGCTCCCGCCACGTTCGGCGGATCGTTAGCGCTGCTGGGACTTACCATGGGCATCGGCGCTGCGCTGGACGCCAATGTCGACCAACGTATGAACCGGCTCAAGGACCGCGTGAACAAGTCCGCCGAAGCGAATTGCGATCCGGACGGGGAAGGGGATGTATCGGAGATCAATCTGGGCAATCCCACCGCGCTGCCGGTCTGGATCTACGATCCAAGCGGCTACGTCTACGAGACTTTCCCTGACAATCGTATCGAAGGGGCGACCGCAACGGTCTACTACTGGGATACGGAGCTGAGCCGCTATGTCCCTTGGGACGCGGAATGGTATGGCCAACACAATCCGCAGACAACGGACGCGCTTGGCAAATACGGCTGGGACGTCCCGCCAGGCAAGTGGCAGGTTGTCTACGAGAAGAACGGCTACGAGACGGCCCGCAGCGCGGAGCTGCCCGTGCCGCCGCCGCACTTCGACGTCAATATTCCGATGGTTTCGTATGAGGCTCCTGTCGTCGCGCAAGTCCGAGCGGTGTCGGACAACGAAGGGGCGGAGACAACAATCATCTTCAGCAAATATGTGTCGGTTCAAGCGCTGGCGGAAGAAGGCGTGTCCATTAGTCTGGATGGAACGGCCTTGAGCGGAACCCTGAGGGCTGTTGATGCTCAGTTGGACGAAGAGGGCGTGCTGCTGGCTCGTGAATTCCGGTTCACCAGCGGGAATGCCGTTACGCCGGGCGAGCAGCTGACGGTTCGCGTGCGCGAAGACTATGTCCTCAGCTATGCGGGCGTCATGATGGAAGCGGACTATGCAGGGGACGTCACGGTGGAGTCCGCGGATTCGGCAAGCCCGGTTCTGCTGTCGGCTGAAGCGGAAGCAGGCGGCAGTACAATTAAGCTGCAATTTGACGAGTCGCTGAATAGGAACAGCCGCCTGTCTCATTCGGATTTCACGCTGACGGGAACACCGCGCGGCGTCGAGCTGGTGCAATACGGCACGGACGGCCGCAGTGTCATTCTAAGCTTGAACGGCAAGCTGCCGTCGTACAGCCTGCCTGCTATGCAGGTTCAGATTGCTGCGAACCGAGTTGTCGACGGAAGCGGCAACTTCTTCTCAGGAGGCAGCGTGTCTGTTGCAGAACGTGAGGGGGCATCCGATGCCTATCTGTCCTCGTTGCAAGTTCAAGGGTATGCGCTGTCCTCTTCCTTCCAGCCGAATCGATCCGAATATCAGCTGACGGTGCCTGAGGGCGTCGACGAGCTGCGAATAACGGCATCGGCCAGAGCTTCGCTGGCGACGATTCGAGTCAATGGATCTGCTGTGCAGCAAGGCTCGGCGAGTACCGTTCCGATTGTCGAGGAGACGGTGCTGATCGTGGTCACCTCCGAGGATGGTTTGGCCAAGAGGTATTATGAGCTGGCTGTTGTGCGGGGCAACTCAGGAGCGGGTCCAGGTCCGGGACCAGGCCCTGTCGTGCCGGGTCATTCGGCAGACGGCGAGGGCAAGCAATCGAGAGACGGCAAGCTTGAGCTTGGAGCGGGCGAGGGCGGCACCGTATCGGATGCAATGGGACGCGCTGAGGTGATTGTGCCGCAAGGCGCCATGAACGTTCCTTTCACCGTCTGGATCGAGCAGCTGAGCGATTGGGCGAATCATGCGGGTGCAGCTGAAGGAATGACGCTGGCCAGCGCGGTGTACGAGATAAATAAGACGGTGGAAGGGCGCTTTGCCAAGGCTGTTACGATTACGCTGCGCCTCACGCAAGCGCCAAAAGCGGGGCAGTCCGCAGCCATCTATTATTATGATGAAGAGAAGGGCGTGTGGATCAGCATAGGCGGGAAGGTGAATGGAGATGCCATTACCGCGACCGTCGATCATTTCACGAAATTTGCGGCCTTCATTCAGGACGAAGAGGCTGAATTGGAAGAGATCGTATTGACAGATATTCAAGGTCACTGGGCTTATGATTATATTCGAGAAGCGATAAGCTTAGGGTTCGTGAAGGGTTACCCGAATGGCAGCTTCAAACCGAACGCGAATGTCACGCGTGCGCAGTTCGCCGCGATGCTGGCCCAAGCGCTTGGATTACAAGCGGGAACGGGAGCAAGCACAGGTGCGGATGCGGATGCAGGTGCAGGAATTCTTGCGTTCCGGGACGCCGCCTCCATTCCGGATTGGGCGAAAGCGTCTATCGCGGCTGTCTTGAAGGCAGGTCTGATTACGGGTTATGAGAATGGGGAATTCCGACCGAATCAGCCCATCTCGCGAGCTGAGATTGTCGTCATCCTGATGAGGACTTTGGAGCTTCCGGATACAGGCGCATTGCAGACGGGCTTCGTCGACAATGGAGATATTCCGGAGTGGGCGAGGACGGCAGCGGCTGTTGCCTTCCGCGAAGGATTGGTTCAGGGCCGATCCGGCAATCGGTTCGTACCGAACGGCTTAGCCACGCGCGCCGAAGCGGCGAAGCTGGTCGTTCTCCTGCTGGAGCGTCTGGAGCAATCAAACGAATAA